A portion of the Candidatus Stygibacter australis genome contains these proteins:
- the gap gene encoding type I glyceraldehyde-3-phosphate dehydrogenase, translating to MLNIAINGFGRIGRLVYRGMLEQPDIFNVVAINDLTDAKTLAHLLKYDSVHGVLAAKVSNMENMIIVNDHEIKVFSEKDPANLPWMDLNIEYVVESSGVFRKRAQAAKHLEAGAKKVIISAPAKDDVDATIVLGVNNEALKPEHEIVSNASCTTNCLAPIMKVITDNFEVESAFMTTIHSYTGDQRLIDAPHSDLRRSRSAAINIVPTSTGAAVATGKVIPSLQGKIDGLAVRVPTPNASLVDVVIYVERDTSIDEINSLMKDAAHGYLKNILEYSEEPLVSTDIIHNPHSSIFDAQSTMVNGRMIKLLSWYDNEWGYSQRVIDLVKLMAED from the coding sequence ATGCTTAATATAGCAATAAATGGCTTTGGGAGAATTGGTCGTCTGGTTTATCGAGGGATGCTTGAGCAACCGGATATATTCAATGTTGTAGCTATCAATGATCTCACTGATGCCAAAACTCTCGCTCATTTACTCAAGTATGATTCCGTGCATGGAGTATTAGCCGCCAAAGTGTCCAATATGGAAAATATGATAATTGTGAATGATCATGAAATAAAGGTGTTTTCAGAAAAAGATCCGGCAAATTTGCCCTGGATGGACTTGAATATAGAATATGTTGTTGAATCTTCTGGTGTATTTCGTAAAAGAGCACAGGCTGCAAAACACCTGGAAGCCGGAGCAAAGAAAGTGATCATTTCCGCTCCTGCCAAAGATGATGTGGATGCCACTATTGTATTGGGAGTAAATAATGAAGCTTTGAAGCCGGAACATGAGATCGTATCCAATGCCTCATGTACTACAAACTGTCTGGCTCCCATAATGAAAGTGATCACTGATAATTTTGAGGTAGAAAGTGCCTTTATGACAACTATTCACAGTTATACTGGAGACCAGAGGCTCATTGATGCTCCCCACAGCGACCTCAGACGTTCCCGGTCTGCAGCAATAAATATTGTTCCCACTTCCACTGGAGCTGCTGTGGCAACCGGAAAAGTGATTCCATCACTGCAGGGGAAGATAGATGGTCTGGCTGTTAGGGTACCCACTCCCAATGCTTCGCTGGTGGACGTGGTAATTTATGTGGAGCGTGATACTTCCATTGATGAGATAAATTCTCTGATGAAAGATGCTGCCCATGGTTATCTCAAAAACATCCTGGAATATTCAGAAGAACCACTGGTTTCTACTGATATTATCCATAACCCGCACAGTTCAATATTTGATGCCCAAAGCACAATGGTGAACGGCAGGATGATAAAATTATTGAGCTGGTATGACAATGAATGGGGATATTCCCAAAGAGTCATTGATCTTGTAAAATTAATGGCAGAAGATTAA
- a CDS encoding T9SS type A sorting domain-containing protein has translation MKKLLTVLLVVALASVLFANNAVRVKDVNPTLFSRQNSHARDFITITEEDFEGGIGDWEYYDETAPTDWNEAWHISDVGAYDGDSWWMGDEELGGYTDHRYLILDTPTLTLAADSPELNFMFALSCEDVGGDPPYNAWDGANVRISTDGGSTWTPIEGTPAYNGSSFYSFGYEFNEGVGIPGWGSSTEWVAWTEANFDLSAYAGDSVKLRFAFASDPAYSTGDDPDMFGFKLDDIEIDTDAGQFVSDGDGAAGDAQMVPGYGGAVVGNLWHVYEDAMAPSPINAVGCFDEGTGTYLPGMSNFVVSPSFNLPADGIFTWDIYCETLLDAGTFPDCDYIHVEVRSMPDGGAWTGWNSISNPLGDPGGTNYVFTGAVDTWTLFTEGWGVEYADISMLAGRDVQFRFGMHSNITDEVVPGGLRIDNFSVTQEIYLGPAPENLMAEVTVDDQVLLTWDPVTVGGEEGWLQWDDGVNSDAIGFTDGGNLYVAACFDQNDMLPYIGGFLTEMEVYIYDLPTSMNVYIWEGNNGANQLMNQAYTPTGNSWNTITLNNPVEVESGLKYWIGYSAQHAVGVYPAGVDAGPAVVGKGDWYASTPGSWLSLAAGGSDANWNIHAFVEADGRKLPVFAGVTREREVTGYTVWHSLESGGDYINVGTVDPSDTPTYLDESPEAGAWNYYVVTALYDGLDGAASNEAAAYIFDEDAVEIAYDDGTAEEGLNVGIAQYMAVKFTPVYPSSRLLTHIKVYIETMNTGQFVFRVFPDEGGMPGADYLAQFSITPANLHEGWNTIVVPDSLSFSSGSFYVAVFEMANLASLGLDTDNMGQSWITTGTPPGIDWEAVGDGNIMIRAIVVPTTGETSEEIAPATAAVSNYPNPFNPETTIAMNIPSDGYASLKVYNVKGQLVNTLVDGFMTAGENFVTWNGTDDNSNPVTSGIYFYKLETENQTVTSKMIMLK, from the coding sequence ATGAAAAAATTACTCACTGTTTTATTGGTTGTCGCTTTGGCTTCCGTTCTGTTCGCTAACAATGCGGTAAGAGTTAAAGATGTTAACCCTACTCTTTTCAGCCGTCAAAATTCTCATGCTCGTGACTTTATCACGATTACTGAAGAAGATTTTGAAGGTGGAATTGGAGACTGGGAATATTACGACGAAACCGCTCCCACAGACTGGAATGAAGCATGGCATATCAGCGACGTAGGTGCCTATGACGGCGATTCATGGTGGATGGGTGACGAAGAACTTGGTGGTTATACAGATCACCGTTATCTGATTCTGGATACTCCCACTCTCACACTGGCTGCAGATAGCCCGGAATTGAACTTTATGTTCGCTCTGAGCTGCGAAGATGTTGGTGGAGACCCACCATACAATGCCTGGGATGGTGCCAATGTCCGTATTTCTACTGACGGTGGCAGCACCTGGACTCCTATCGAAGGAACTCCTGCCTATAATGGTTCAAGTTTCTATTCTTTCGGTTATGAATTTAATGAAGGTGTAGGTATCCCTGGATGGGGAAGTTCTACTGAATGGGTTGCCTGGACTGAAGCAAATTTTGATCTTTCAGCTTATGCTGGTGACAGTGTAAAACTGCGTTTTGCTTTTGCTTCTGATCCTGCATATAGCACTGGTGATGATCCTGATATGTTCGGATTTAAACTTGATGACATTGAAATTGATACCGATGCCGGACAATTTGTTTCTGATGGTGATGGTGCCGCTGGTGATGCTCAAATGGTTCCCGGATATGGTGGAGCTGTTGTGGGAAATCTCTGGCACGTGTATGAAGATGCTATGGCTCCCAGCCCAATAAATGCGGTTGGATGCTTTGATGAAGGAACTGGCACTTACCTGCCTGGTATGAGCAATTTTGTTGTTTCTCCATCATTTAATCTGCCAGCAGATGGTATTTTCACCTGGGATATTTATTGCGAAACTCTGCTTGATGCAGGTACTTTCCCAGATTGTGATTATATCCATGTAGAAGTTCGTTCAATGCCCGATGGTGGCGCATGGACTGGATGGAACTCAATTTCTAATCCTCTGGGTGATCCAGGAGGAACTAACTACGTATTTACTGGTGCTGTTGATACCTGGACCCTCTTTACTGAAGGTTGGGGTGTGGAATATGCTGACATCTCAATGCTGGCTGGACGCGACGTCCAGTTCCGTTTTGGAATGCATTCAAATATTACTGATGAAGTAGTTCCCGGTGGTCTCAGAATTGATAACTTCTCTGTAACTCAAGAAATTTATCTGGGTCCAGCTCCAGAAAATCTGATGGCAGAAGTTACGGTTGATGATCAAGTTCTCCTGACTTGGGATCCCGTCACTGTTGGTGGCGAAGAAGGCTGGCTGCAATGGGATGACGGTGTAAATAGCGATGCAATTGGTTTTACAGATGGAGGGAATCTTTATGTTGCTGCCTGTTTTGATCAGAATGACATGTTGCCTTATATTGGTGGTTTCCTAACTGAAATGGAAGTCTATATTTATGATCTTCCCACCTCGATGAACGTTTACATCTGGGAGGGCAATAATGGTGCAAATCAACTTATGAACCAGGCTTATACTCCTACTGGTAATAGTTGGAACACAATAACTCTTAATAATCCCGTGGAAGTAGAAAGCGGTTTGAAATACTGGATTGGATATTCTGCACAACATGCTGTAGGAGTTTATCCTGCTGGTGTAGATGCCGGACCAGCAGTTGTCGGTAAAGGAGATTGGTATGCTTCTACTCCAGGATCCTGGCTCTCCTTAGCCGCAGGTGGCAGTGATGCCAACTGGAATATCCACGCTTTCGTGGAAGCTGACGGTCGTAAATTACCTGTATTTGCCGGAGTTACGCGTGAGCGTGAAGTAACCGGGTACACTGTATGGCATTCACTGGAAAGTGGTGGAGATTATATTAATGTCGGTACTGTAGATCCTTCTGATACTCCTACTTATCTTGATGAAAGTCCTGAAGCTGGAGCATGGAACTATTATGTAGTTACTGCTCTTTATGATGGTCTTGATGGTGCTGCAAGTAATGAAGCAGCGGCTTATATCTTTGATGAAGATGCTGTAGAAATCGCTTATGATGATGGCACTGCAGAAGAAGGTCTTAATGTAGGTATTGCTCAGTATATGGCTGTGAAATTCACTCCCGTATATCCAAGCTCAAGATTACTTACTCATATCAAAGTATATATCGAAACAATGAATACAGGTCAGTTTGTATTCCGCGTATTCCCTGATGAAGGTGGAATGCCTGGTGCTGATTATCTTGCTCAGTTCAGTATTACTCCGGCTAACCTGCATGAAGGTTGGAATACTATAGTGGTTCCAGATTCTCTTTCATTCAGTTCAGGCAGCTTCTATGTAGCTGTGTTCGAGATGGCTAACCTTGCCTCTCTCGGACTGGATACTGATAACATGGGTCAGAGCTGGATTACTACCGGTACTCCTCCTGGCATTGACTGGGAAGCTGTTGGCGATGGTAATATTATGATCCGCGCGATCGTTGTTCCCACTACTGGTGAAACATCAGAAGAAATTGCTCCAGCAACTGCTGCTGTAAGCAATTATCCTAATCCCTTCAATCCTGAAACCACTATCGCTATGAATATCCCTTCAGACGGATATGCAAGCCTTAAGGTTTACAATGTTAAGGGTCAGTTGGTTAATACATTAGTTGATGGCTTCATGACTGCCGGAGAAAACTTTGTGACCTGGAATGGTACTGATGATAACAGTAATCCTGTTACCAGCGGTATTTATTTCTACAAACTGGAAACAGAAAATCAGACTGTAACAAGTAAGATGATCATGCTCAAGTAA
- a CDS encoding class II fructose-bisphosphate aldolase, with product MFYSGEQLKEVFLKAKKQRFGIIASNMVFDFTIRGVLQGYEQQQSDGLLQMSSGAVKFAAGDTQDMNIGAQLISTIIKTLAQQYKHSGVGLHIDHATPNYFDFVVYCIENNLVSSVMIDASKEEFKENIRISSEVVKIAHKHGVLVEGEIGYIKGSEDEIVSDTELYTNPEEALEFVQKTKVDLFAASVGTNHGVTKGSEVVLRLDLIKKIDDLLIANNVETGIVLHGASGLTARQQQDAIANGVVKINKDTMYQMEMASAVQAYWEKEKDSIVKPAGISEKEYIPDKKRFDPRKWIFKAEEGCSKAVQEQVEISGSAGKSILV from the coding sequence GTGTTTTACTCTGGAGAACAGCTAAAAGAAGTTTTTCTTAAAGCAAAAAAACAGCGTTTTGGGATTATTGCCTCAAATATGGTTTTTGATTTTACTATAAGAGGCGTATTACAGGGATATGAACAGCAACAATCAGATGGGCTGCTGCAGATGAGCAGTGGAGCGGTTAAATTTGCTGCTGGTGATACTCAGGATATGAATATCGGTGCTCAGTTGATAAGTACAATAATAAAAACTTTGGCACAGCAATATAAGCATTCCGGAGTGGGATTACATATTGACCATGCCACGCCTAATTATTTTGATTTCGTAGTATATTGCATAGAAAACAATCTGGTTTCCAGTGTTATGATTGATGCTTCCAAAGAAGAATTCAAAGAAAATATTCGTATTTCGTCTGAAGTAGTCAAAATTGCCCATAAGCATGGTGTACTGGTGGAAGGAGAAATAGGTTACATAAAAGGCTCTGAAGATGAAATCGTCAGTGATACTGAGTTATACACTAATCCCGAAGAAGCTTTGGAATTTGTGCAAAAAACCAAAGTAGACCTATTTGCTGCCAGTGTAGGAACAAATCATGGAGTAACCAAAGGAAGCGAAGTTGTTCTAAGGCTTGATCTCATTAAAAAAATTGATGATCTGCTGATTGCCAATAATGTGGAAACAGGTATTGTACTGCATGGTGCCAGTGGACTCACAGCACGTCAGCAGCAGGACGCTATAGCCAATGGAGTGGTGAAAATCAATAAGGACACGATGTATCAGATGGAAATGGCTTCTGCTGTGCAGGCATATTGGGAAAAGGAAAAGGACTCAATCGTGAAACCAGCGGGTATTTCTGAAAAAGAATATATTCCTGATAAAAAGAGATTCGATCCGCGTAAATGGATTTTTAAAGCAGAAGAAGGGTGTTCGAAAGCAGTACAGGAACAGGTTGAAATTTCTGGCAGTGCTGGAAAATCAATCCTGGTTTAA